From a region of the Rhipicephalus microplus isolate Deutch F79 chromosome X, USDA_Rmic, whole genome shotgun sequence genome:
- the LOC142775810 gene encoding uncharacterized protein LOC142775810 — protein sequence MSVFLILVFALADGKRVTLRFMAGNRENDPPPAQPPTPSPACDGDVDSDGALAAFPAAAASAEDVEELWSARKTRFFIAKYSEMKDLVGKTRALRTRRLLWKKLAEAINTEFLCNVTATQVENKWKSLDRAYKKSKKDNNSSGHHRVNCEYEEELAEVLEKEHSVNPRLLLEPGKTILPSASPDTSITEAPQDAAVPVECNTASKVRSSTTPKRKRQSRSQVTPLLEALEKMQASRAKQEEAAVKQLEERKKWEEAKAKRHDERMQRFDRLIDVLSNKDGL from the exons atgtcggtatttttaatcttggttttcgcccttgcagacggcaagcgcgttacgttgcggttcatggcagggaatcgtgaaaatgacccccctccggcacaaccgccgacgccttctcctgcctgcgacggcgacgttgacagcgatggggctttagccgcatttccagcagcagccgcgtcggctgaagatgtggaagagctttggagcgcccgaaaaacaaggttcttcatcgccaaatactcggaaatgaaggacttggtgggaaaaaccagggcacttcg cacaagaaggcttctgtggaagaagttggctgaggccatcaatacggagttcttgtgcaacgtgactgccacacaagtggaaaacaaatggaagtcgctggacagagcatataaaaagtcaaaaaaagacaacaattcttcaggtcaccaccgtgtgaactgtgaatatgaaga agagctggcagaagtcttggaaaaagaacatagtgtaaatccaaggctgctcttggagcctggaaaaacaatcctgcctagtgcaagtccaga caccagcatcactgaagcacctcaagatgcagcagtcccagtcgagtgcaacacagcatccaaagttcggagcagcacaacgccaaaaaggaagcgccagagtaggtcccaagtcacgccgctcttggaggcattagaaaaaatgcaagcttcgagagctaagcaagaggaggcagcagtgaaacaactggaggaaagaaaaaaatgggaagaggcaaaggcaaagcggcatgatgagcgcatgcagcgattcgatcggttgatcgacgtactctcaaataaggacgggttataa